The Mauremys reevesii isolate NIE-2019 linkage group 21, ASM1616193v1, whole genome shotgun sequence genome has a window encoding:
- the ALDH4A1 gene encoding delta-1-pyrroline-5-carboxylate dehydrogenase, mitochondrial isoform X2, producing MLLPPLRRALLGGPRAGLRWQHRIAVEVTNEPILEFKQGSPERAALQKALNDLKGKTEAIPCVVGGEEVWTSDVRYQLSPFNHSHKVAKFCYADKDLLNKAINAAMAVRKEWDLKPVQERAQIFFKAADMLSGPRRAEMLAKTMIGQGKTVMQAEIDAAAELIDFFRFNAKYALELENSQPISVPISTNSMVYRGLEGFVAAVSPFNFTAIGGNLAGAPALMGNVVLWKPSDAAMLSNFTIYRILLEAGLPPNVIQFVPADGAVFGDTVTSSEHFCGLSFTGSVPTFKHLWKQVSENLDRYRTFPRLAGECGGKNFHFVHSSADVPSVVNGTLRSAFEYSGQKCSACSRLYAPDSLWPQIKAKLLEEHGKIKVGDPAQDFATFFSAVIDDKSFARIKKWIQHAKTSPNLSILAGGTCDDTVGYFVEPCIVESKDPKDPIMEEEIFGPVLTVYVYPEKQYKEILQLIDTTSPYGLTGAVFAQDKNVIQEARTLLRNAAGNFYINDKSTGAIVAQQPFGGARISGTNDKPGSPYYLLRWTSPQAIKETHVPLADWQYAYMQ from the exons ATGCTGCTGCCCCCGCTGCGGAGAGCGCTGCTGGGCGGCCCCCGCGCTGG gCTGCGATGGCAACACCGTATAGCTGTAGAGGTGACCAACGAACCCATTCTGGAGTTCAAGCAGGGCAGCCCGGAACGAGCGGCACTTCAGAAG GCGCTAAACGATCTGAAGGGCAAGACGGAGGCCATCCCGTgcgtggtggggggagaggaggtgtgGACGTCGGACGTCAGGTACCAGTTGTCG CCATTCAATCACTCGCACAAGGTGGCCAAGTTCTGCTACGCGGACAAG GACTTGCTTAACAAAGCCATCAATGCCGCCATGGCCGTGCGGAAGGAGTGGGACCTGAAACCCGTCCAGGAGAGGGCGCAGATCTTCTTCAAGGCGGCCGACATGCTGAGCGGCCCGAGGCGAGCGGAAATGCTGGCCAAAACCATGATTGGGCAG GGCAAAACCGTCATGCAGGCGGAAATCGACGCAGCCGCGGAGCTGATCGATTTCTTCCGATTCAATGCCAAGTATGCGCTGGAGCTGGAGAACTCTCAGCCCATCAGCGTCCCCATCAGCACCAACAGCATGGTCTACCgggggctggag GGCTTTGTGGCAGCTGTTTCGCCGTTTAACTTCACTGCGATTGGTGGGAACCTGGCAGGGGCTCCGGCTTTGATG ggaaACGTGGTCCTGTGGAAACCCAGCGACGCCGCCATGCTGTCCAACTTCACCATCTACAGGATCCTCCTGGAAGCTGGTCTCCCTCCAAACGTCATTCAGTTCGTCCCGGCGGACGGAGCTGTTTTTGGAGACACGGTCACAAGCTCTGAGCATTTCTGCGGGCTCAGCTTCACGGGCAGCGTGCC AACCTTCAAGCACCTTTGGAAGCAGGTGTCGGAGAACCTGGATCGGTACCGCACCTTCCCGCGCCTGGCAGGAG AGTGCGGCGGGAAGAACTTCCACTTCGTGCACAGCTCAGCCGACGTGCCCAGCGTGGTGAACGGGACCCTGCGCTCGGCCTTCGAGTACAGTGGCCAGAAATGCTCGGCCTGCTCCCGCCTCTACGCCCCCGACTCGCTGTGGCCCCAGATCAAAGCGAAACTGTTGGAGGAGCACGGGAAGATCAAAGTGGGAGAC CCTGCCCAGGATTTCGCGACCTTTTTCTCAGCTGTGATCGATGACAAG TCTTTTGCACGTATTAAGAAGTGGATCCAACACGCCAAGACGTCGCCCAACCTCAGCATCCTGGCGGGGGGGACATGCGACGACACCGTTGGGTATTTTGTCGAGCCGTGTATCGTGGAGAGCAAAGACCCAAAGGACCCCATCATGGAAGAG GAAATTTTTGGCCCAGTCCTGACTGTGTACGTCTATCCAGAAAAGCAGTACAAGGAAATCCTACAGCTCATAGACACCACGTCCCCCTATGGCCTCACGGGGGCAGTGTTCGCCCAGGATAA GAACGTCATCCAGGAAGCGAGGACGCTTCTGAGGAATGCAGCTGGCAACTTCTACATTAACGATAAGTCGACTGGTGCAATTGTGGCCCAGCAGCCATTTGGGGGTGCCCGTATCTCAG GAACCAACGACAAACCAGGCAGTCCCTACTACCTCCTGCGCTGGACGTCTCCCCAGGCCATCAAGGAGACCCACGTGCCCCTCGCAGACTGGCAGTACGCGTACATGCAGTGA
- the ALDH4A1 gene encoding delta-1-pyrroline-5-carboxylate dehydrogenase, mitochondrial isoform X1 — protein MMAGATSLPISPCQAGFQLVSCSGTTGLRWQHRIAVEVTNEPILEFKQGSPERAALQKALNDLKGKTEAIPCVVGGEEVWTSDVRYQLSPFNHSHKVAKFCYADKDLLNKAINAAMAVRKEWDLKPVQERAQIFFKAADMLSGPRRAEMLAKTMIGQGKTVMQAEIDAAAELIDFFRFNAKYALELENSQPISVPISTNSMVYRGLEGFVAAVSPFNFTAIGGNLAGAPALMGNVVLWKPSDAAMLSNFTIYRILLEAGLPPNVIQFVPADGAVFGDTVTSSEHFCGLSFTGSVPTFKHLWKQVSENLDRYRTFPRLAGECGGKNFHFVHSSADVPSVVNGTLRSAFEYSGQKCSACSRLYAPDSLWPQIKAKLLEEHGKIKVGDPAQDFATFFSAVIDDKSFARIKKWIQHAKTSPNLSILAGGTCDDTVGYFVEPCIVESKDPKDPIMEEEIFGPVLTVYVYPEKQYKEILQLIDTTSPYGLTGAVFAQDKNVIQEARTLLRNAAGNFYINDKSTGAIVAQQPFGGARISGTNDKPGSPYYLLRWTSPQAIKETHVPLADWQYAYMQ, from the exons ATGATGGCAGGAGCAACTTCTTTACCTATTTCCCCCTGCCAGGCAGGATTCCAGTTAGTTTCCTGCTCTGGTACCACTGG gCTGCGATGGCAACACCGTATAGCTGTAGAGGTGACCAACGAACCCATTCTGGAGTTCAAGCAGGGCAGCCCGGAACGAGCGGCACTTCAGAAG GCGCTAAACGATCTGAAGGGCAAGACGGAGGCCATCCCGTgcgtggtggggggagaggaggtgtgGACGTCGGACGTCAGGTACCAGTTGTCG CCATTCAATCACTCGCACAAGGTGGCCAAGTTCTGCTACGCGGACAAG GACTTGCTTAACAAAGCCATCAATGCCGCCATGGCCGTGCGGAAGGAGTGGGACCTGAAACCCGTCCAGGAGAGGGCGCAGATCTTCTTCAAGGCGGCCGACATGCTGAGCGGCCCGAGGCGAGCGGAAATGCTGGCCAAAACCATGATTGGGCAG GGCAAAACCGTCATGCAGGCGGAAATCGACGCAGCCGCGGAGCTGATCGATTTCTTCCGATTCAATGCCAAGTATGCGCTGGAGCTGGAGAACTCTCAGCCCATCAGCGTCCCCATCAGCACCAACAGCATGGTCTACCgggggctggag GGCTTTGTGGCAGCTGTTTCGCCGTTTAACTTCACTGCGATTGGTGGGAACCTGGCAGGGGCTCCGGCTTTGATG ggaaACGTGGTCCTGTGGAAACCCAGCGACGCCGCCATGCTGTCCAACTTCACCATCTACAGGATCCTCCTGGAAGCTGGTCTCCCTCCAAACGTCATTCAGTTCGTCCCGGCGGACGGAGCTGTTTTTGGAGACACGGTCACAAGCTCTGAGCATTTCTGCGGGCTCAGCTTCACGGGCAGCGTGCC AACCTTCAAGCACCTTTGGAAGCAGGTGTCGGAGAACCTGGATCGGTACCGCACCTTCCCGCGCCTGGCAGGAG AGTGCGGCGGGAAGAACTTCCACTTCGTGCACAGCTCAGCCGACGTGCCCAGCGTGGTGAACGGGACCCTGCGCTCGGCCTTCGAGTACAGTGGCCAGAAATGCTCGGCCTGCTCCCGCCTCTACGCCCCCGACTCGCTGTGGCCCCAGATCAAAGCGAAACTGTTGGAGGAGCACGGGAAGATCAAAGTGGGAGAC CCTGCCCAGGATTTCGCGACCTTTTTCTCAGCTGTGATCGATGACAAG TCTTTTGCACGTATTAAGAAGTGGATCCAACACGCCAAGACGTCGCCCAACCTCAGCATCCTGGCGGGGGGGACATGCGACGACACCGTTGGGTATTTTGTCGAGCCGTGTATCGTGGAGAGCAAAGACCCAAAGGACCCCATCATGGAAGAG GAAATTTTTGGCCCAGTCCTGACTGTGTACGTCTATCCAGAAAAGCAGTACAAGGAAATCCTACAGCTCATAGACACCACGTCCCCCTATGGCCTCACGGGGGCAGTGTTCGCCCAGGATAA GAACGTCATCCAGGAAGCGAGGACGCTTCTGAGGAATGCAGCTGGCAACTTCTACATTAACGATAAGTCGACTGGTGCAATTGTGGCCCAGCAGCCATTTGGGGGTGCCCGTATCTCAG GAACCAACGACAAACCAGGCAGTCCCTACTACCTCCTGCGCTGGACGTCTCCCCAGGCCATCAAGGAGACCCACGTGCCCCTCGCAGACTGGCAGTACGCGTACATGCAGTGA